The Doryrhamphus excisus isolate RoL2022-K1 chromosome 18, RoL_Dexc_1.0, whole genome shotgun sequence genome contains a region encoding:
- the vgll4b gene encoding transcription cofactor vestigial-like protein 4b isoform X2, producing the protein METPLDVLSRAASFVHANEEEREATLRGDPRLQSLSLSSSSSSSSSSSSSSNSSIASHRTGPPPISPTKRKLSGEQGDSDMDDNEHVAKMSRLFATQLKPHGDYRSPPSSKDQSRSPIERVVLPGALGVHANHLYSHHHHHHHHHHQQHHHHHLASLAAMDQPLALTKSSSSSSMVESVARSTTAPPTAVPHTVAERQQNRPSVITCAPANNRNCNLSHCPLSHNGCSSLANNYRRVHTNTACDPVIEEHFRRSLGKNYKPEPEPAIAAASATATNSVSITGSVDDHFAKALGETWLQIKNKSSPSSSTSSPNSSPDSRMINHNHSPSLVS; encoded by the exons ATGGAGACGCCACTGGATGTTCTGTCAAGAGCAGCGTCGTTTGTTCATGCAAATGAAGAAGAGA GAGAAGCAACCTTGCGAGGCGACCCCAGACTCCAGTCCCTGTCCCtatcttcatcttcctcttcgtcttcatcctcttcctcctcctccaattCGTCCATCGCAAGCCACAGGACGGGCCCGCCTCCGATCAGCCCCACCAAGAGGAAGCTGAGCGGCGAGCAGGGGGACAGCGACATGGATGACAACGAACATGTGGCCAAGATGAGCCGACTTTTCGCCACGCAGTT GAAACCTCACGGCGACTATCGcagccccccctcctccaaaGACCAGAGCCGGAGCCCCATCGAGCGTGTGGTGTTGCCCGGCGCTCTGGGTGTCCACGCCAACCACCTGTACagccaccatcaccaccatcatcaccatcaccaccagcagcatcatcaccatcacctgGCCAGTTTAGCTGCCATGGACCAGCCGCTGGCGCTCAccaagagcagcagcagcagcagcatggtgGAATCTGTGGCCCGAAGCACGACAGCACCTCCGACCGCCGTCCCGCACACGGTGGCGGAACGCCAGCAG AACCGTCCGTCTGTGATCACGTGCGCCCCCGCTAACAACCGTAATTGCAACTTGTCTCACTGCCCGCTGTCTCACAACGGCTGCTCCAGCCTGGCCAACAACTACAGGAGAGTCCATA CCAACACGGCGTGTGACCCCGTGATCGAGGAGCACTTCCGCCGCAGCCTGGGCAAGAACTACAAGCCCGAGCCCGAACCGGCGATTGCGGCAGCATCGGCGACCGCCACCAACTCGGTGTCCATCACGGGCTCGGTGGACGACCACTTCGCCAAGGCGCTGGGCGAGACCTGGCTGCAGATCAAGAACAAGAGCAGCCCGTCCTCATCCACCAGCAGCCCAAACTCCTCCCCCGACAGTCGCATGATCAACCACAACCACTCCCCCTCTCTGGTCTCCTGA
- the vgll4b gene encoding transcription cofactor vestigial-like protein 4b isoform X1: protein MLLTKMDLLNYQYLDKMNNNIGILCYEGEATLRGDPRLQSLSLSSSSSSSSSSSSSSNSSIASHRTGPPPISPTKRKLSGEQGDSDMDDNEHVAKMSRLFATQLKPHGDYRSPPSSKDQSRSPIERVVLPGALGVHANHLYSHHHHHHHHHHQQHHHHHLASLAAMDQPLALTKSSSSSSMVESVARSTTAPPTAVPHTVAERQQNRPSVITCAPANNRNCNLSHCPLSHNGCSSLANNYRRVHTNTACDPVIEEHFRRSLGKNYKPEPEPAIAAASATATNSVSITGSVDDHFAKALGETWLQIKNKSSPSSSTSSPNSSPDSRMINHNHSPSLVS from the exons ATGCTACTGACGAAAATGGACCTGTTGAACTACCAGTACCTGGACAAGATGAACAACAACATTGGCATACTCTGTTACGAAG GAGAAGCAACCTTGCGAGGCGACCCCAGACTCCAGTCCCTGTCCCtatcttcatcttcctcttcgtcttcatcctcttcctcctcctccaattCGTCCATCGCAAGCCACAGGACGGGCCCGCCTCCGATCAGCCCCACCAAGAGGAAGCTGAGCGGCGAGCAGGGGGACAGCGACATGGATGACAACGAACATGTGGCCAAGATGAGCCGACTTTTCGCCACGCAGTT GAAACCTCACGGCGACTATCGcagccccccctcctccaaaGACCAGAGCCGGAGCCCCATCGAGCGTGTGGTGTTGCCCGGCGCTCTGGGTGTCCACGCCAACCACCTGTACagccaccatcaccaccatcatcaccatcaccaccagcagcatcatcaccatcacctgGCCAGTTTAGCTGCCATGGACCAGCCGCTGGCGCTCAccaagagcagcagcagcagcagcatggtgGAATCTGTGGCCCGAAGCACGACAGCACCTCCGACCGCCGTCCCGCACACGGTGGCGGAACGCCAGCAG AACCGTCCGTCTGTGATCACGTGCGCCCCCGCTAACAACCGTAATTGCAACTTGTCTCACTGCCCGCTGTCTCACAACGGCTGCTCCAGCCTGGCCAACAACTACAGGAGAGTCCATA CCAACACGGCGTGTGACCCCGTGATCGAGGAGCACTTCCGCCGCAGCCTGGGCAAGAACTACAAGCCCGAGCCCGAACCGGCGATTGCGGCAGCATCGGCGACCGCCACCAACTCGGTGTCCATCACGGGCTCGGTGGACGACCACTTCGCCAAGGCGCTGGGCGAGACCTGGCTGCAGATCAAGAACAAGAGCAGCCCGTCCTCATCCACCAGCAGCCCAAACTCCTCCCCCGACAGTCGCATGATCAACCACAACCACTCCCCCTCTCTGGTCTCCTGA
- the tamm41 gene encoding phosphatidate cytidylyltransferase, mitochondrial, with the protein MTLPALHNTGVLYRRILSHFPQDISLAFAYGSGVFKQHGTSQGQMEKNMLDFVFAVDDPVTWHTLNLLQNRKHYSILKLLGPTMISSIQSEYGAAVYYNTLVPVDGKIIKYGVISTESLIDDLMHWKTMYVAGRLHKPVKMLLQNENGKLRAALVANLKSAVTASFLMLPESFSEEELFLQIAGLSYAGDFRMVIGEDKSKVANIVKDNTERFRILYSNILRDCPQVVYKPQQGKLEVDKSPEGQFTQLMALPRTLQQRITKLVDPPGKNRDVEEILLQVAQDPDCGTVVQQGISSIVKSSSITQSIKGIATAGLWKTVSYSSKKLIKMWRGWRRKLSVSQTS; encoded by the exons ATGACTCTACCGGCTTTGCACAACACCGGCGTGCTTTACAGGCGGATTTTGTCGCATTTCCCTCAGGATATTAGTCTAGCTTTTGCATACGGATCTGGCGTTTTCAAACAACATGGGACCAGCCAAGGTCAAATGGAG AAAAATATGCTGGACTTTGTATTTGCGGTGGATGACCCTGTCACTTGGCACACCTTGAATCTTCTGCAGAACCGTAAACATTACTCCATCCTTAAACTACTTGGACCTACAATGATCAGCTCCATACAGAGTGAATATGGAGCTGCTGTATACTACAACACGCTGGTGCCAGTAGACGGCAAG ATCATCAAGTATGGTGTGATAAGTACAGAGTCGCTGATTGATGACCTCATGCACTGGAAAACCATGTATGTGGCAGGACGTCTTCACAAACCA GTGAAGATGCTGTTGCAGAATGAGAATGGAAAGCTCCGTGCTGCTCTTGTGGCCAACCTAAAGAGTGCTGTGACAGCCTCATTTCTTATGCTTCCTGAGAGTTTCAGCGAGGAGGAACTTTTTCTGCAGATAGCTGGTCTTTCTTACGCTG GTGATTTCAGGATGGTGATTGGAGAGGATAAATCCAAGGTGGCCAATATTGTCAAAGACAACACTGAACGCTTCCGGATTCTGTATAGTAACATCTTACGCGATTGTCCGCAAGTGGTCTACAAACCCCAACAAGGAAAACTGGAG GTAGACAAAAGCCCAGAGGGCCAGTTCACGCAGTTGATGGCGCTTCCTCGCACCTTGCAGCAAAGGATCACCAAGCTGGTTGATCCTCCAGGGAAGAACCGAGACGTGGAGGAGATTCTTCTGCAAGTGGCTCAGGACCCAGACTGTGGAACTGTTGTACAGCAAG GTATCTCCTCTATTGTGAAATCCTCCAGTATAACACAAAGTATCAAAGGCATTGCAACAGCCG GCTTGTGGAAGACAGTGTCTTATAGCTCCAAAAAACTGATCAAGATGTGGAGGGGCTGGAGGAGGAAACTGTCCGTTTCACAGACGTCCTGa